A DNA window from Calliphora vicina chromosome 1, idCalVici1.1, whole genome shotgun sequence contains the following coding sequences:
- the Hmgcr gene encoding 3-hydroxy-3-methylglutaryl-coenzyme A reductase — translation MIGRLFRAHGEFCASHPWEVIVALLTVTACMLTVDKQQYITTTSDAGGGGGSSSSSLPPSSATSSRHRPCHGWTQSCEGLEAEYNAADVIVMTIVRCAAVLYCYYQFCSLHKLGSKYILGIAGLFTVFSSFIFTTTIIKFLGSDISDLKDALFFLLLLIDLSNSGTLAQLALAGTNQAEVTNNIARGLELLGPAISLDTIVETLVIGVGTLSGVQRLEVLCTFAVMSVIVNYVVFMTFYPACLSLILDLSRNGMDMSLVRAKAKDSILLKALNEEEQKNNPVVQRVKIIMTTGLMIVHIYSRMVFSNSEYESVDKTLTPKLNLNVNNNRTESGELSDLIIKWLTMSADQIVILILLIALVIKFIFFENNLHDQLRQSTVVTIAAKSSQTQPLEALNSNMETTLETKNMESMQHQQHNNTTTITPCPSSLLLTSAKSVPAIAPPSRIPLFTIEESNTANAATQTDYDLIDGNRRGSDSAELIPLSECNQLSKLRPPRSLEECLEILNSTEEGGGPANLSDEEIINIVNAGGQYCPLHKIESVIDDAVRGVKIRRHIISGRAKLPVERLECLPYKHFDYKRVMNACCENVLGYVPIPVGYAGPLLLDGAKYFVPMATTEGALVASTNRGCKALSIRGVTSYVEDVGMTRAPCVRFSSVSRAAEAKIWINEEQNYKRIKAEFDSTSRFGRLKECHIAMDGPQLYIRFVALTGDAMGMNMVSKGAEMALKCIKREFPDMQIISLSGNFCCDKKPAAINWIKGRGKRVVTECIIPAATLRSVLKTDAKTLVECNKLKNMGGSAMAGSIGGNNAHAANMVTAVFLATGQDPAQNVTSSNCSTGMECWGENSEDLYMTCTMPSLEVGTVGGGTGLPGQSACLEMLGVRGANVAHPGENAKKLAQIVCATVMAGELSLMAALVNSDLVKSHMRHNRSSIAVSTKLNTNNANNPLNVTVSSCSKIS, via the exons ATGATTGGTCGTTTATTTCGGGCACATGGCGAATTTTGTGCATCACATCCATGGGAGGTTATTGTAGCATTGCTTACGGTGACAGCATGTATGCTGACAGTTGATAAGCAACAATATATAACCACCACATCAGATGCTGGTGGAGGTGGTGGCAGCAGTAGTAGCAGTCTGCCGCCTTCTTCTGCCACATCTAGTCGACATCGTCCATGTCATGGCTGGACACAATCGTGTGAAGGTCTAGAGGCTGAATATAATGCAGCCGATGTTATTGTCATGACAATAGTTCGATGTGCTGCCGTACTCTACTGTTACTATCAATTTTGTAGTCTACACAAATTGGGCTCCAAATATATACTGG gCATTGCTGGATTATTTACTGTATTCTCTAGTTTTATATTCACAACGACAATAATCAAGTTCCTAGGCAGTGATATTTCAGACTTAAA AGATGCTTTATTTTTCCTATTGCTACTCATTGATCTATCGAATTCGGGTACACTGGCTCAGTTAGCTTTAGCCGGTACCAATCAAGCTGAAGTTACAAATAATATAGCTCGTGGCTTAGAACTGTTAGGTCCAGCGATTTCACTGGATACAATTGTAGAAACTTTGGTGATTGGTGTTGGTACTCTGTCGGGTGTTCAACGTTTGGAGGTTTTGTGCACCTTTGCCGTCATGTCGGTCATTGTgaattatgttgtatttatgaCATTCTATCCGGCGTGCCTATCTTTGATTTTGGATTTGTCACGCAATGGCATGGATATGTCATTGGTTAGAGCTAAAGCCAAAGATTCCATACTGTTAAAGGCATTAAACGAAGAGGAACAGAAGAACAATCCTGTAGTGCAACgtgttaaaattataatgaCCACTGGCCTAATGATTGTACACATTTACAGTCGCATGGTATTTTCGAATAGTGAATACGAAAGTGTTGACAAGACTTTGACACCAAAATTGAATCTGAATGTTAATAACAATCGAACGGAATCGGGAGAATTGAGTGATTTAATAATAAA ATGGCTGACAATGAGTGCCGATCAAATTGTGATACTTATACTTCTCATAGCATTGgtaataaaattcatatttttcgaaaataatttacatgatcAATTACGACAATCGACTGTTGTTACAATTGCGGCCAAGTCTTCGCAGACTCAACCACTTGAAGCGCTAAATTCCAATATGGAAACAACACTTGAAACCAAAAATATGGAATCAATGCAACATCAACAGCACAACAATACAACCACTATAACTCCCTGTCCATCATCATTATTGCTTACATCTGCTAAATCTGTGCCAGCAATAGCACCTCCATCACGTATACCCTTGTTTACCATAGAAGAATCAAATACAGCAAACGCTGCTACACAAACAGACTACGATTTAATTGATGGTAATCGCAGAGGCAGCGATTCTGCCGAATTGATACCTTTAAGTGAATGTAATCAATTGTCGAAATTACGTCCGCCACGCTCCTTGGAAGAATGCTTGGAAATACTGAATTCCACAGAAGAGGGTGGTGGGCCGGCAAATCTTAGCGATGAAGAAATTATCAATATTGTTAATGCTGGTGGTCAATACTGTCCTTTGCATAAAATCGAATCGGTTATAGATGATGCGGTCAGAGGTGTTAAGATAAGACGTCACATTATAAGTGGACGTGCCAAACTGCCTGTTGAACGTTTAGAATGTCTTCCATATAAACATTTTGACTATAAGCGTGTTATGAACGCTTGTTGTGAAAATGTTTTGGGCTATGTGCCCATACCAGTTGGTTATGCTGGTCCTTTGCTATTGGATGGTGCAAAATATTTCGTACCCATGGCCACAACTGAGGGTGCTTTAGTGGCCTCCACCAATCGCGGTTGCAAAGCTTTATCTATCAGGGGTGTTACGTCGTACGTCGAAGATGTTGGCATGACCCGAGCTCCTTGTGTGCGTTTTTCCAGCGTGAGTCGTGCGGCTGAGGCGAAAATATGGATTAACGAAGAACAGAACTATAAGCGTATTAAAGCGGAATTTGATTCTACTTCGCGTTTTGGTCGACTCAAAGAATGTCACATTGCCATGGATGGTCCCCAACTGTATATACGTTTCGTGGCTTTGACGGGTGATGCCATGGGCATGAATATGGTTTCAAAGGGTGCTGAGATGGCATTGAAGTGTATAAAACGTGAATTCCCCGATATGCAAATTATCTCACTTAGTGGCAATTTCTGTTGTGACAAAAAGCCTGCGGCAATAAATTGGATTAAGGGTCGGGGTAAACGTGTGGTCACCGAATGTATAATACCAGCAGCTACACTACGAAGTGTGTTGAAAACAGACGCTAAAACATTGGTGGAGTGCAATAAATTGAAGAATATGGGTGGCAGTGCTATGGCGGGCAGTATAGGAG gcAATAACGCTCATGCCGCCAACATGGTTACAGCTGTTTTCCTGGCCACTGGCCAAGATCCAGCACAAAACGTTACATCCAGTAATTGTTCGACTGGTATGGAATGCTGGGGTGAAAATAGTGAAGATTTATACATGACCTGCACAATGCCCTCCCTGGAGGTGGGTACAGTTGGTGGCGGTACTGGTTTACCCGGACAAAGTGCTTGTCTAGAGATGTTGGGCGTTAGGGGAGCCAATGTCGCGCATCCCGGTGAGAATGCCAAGAAATTGGCACAAATTGTATGTGCCACCGTAATGGCAGGGGAATTAAGTCTTATGGCCGCGTTGGTCAATAGCGATCTAGTCAAGAGTCACATGAGGCATAATAG ATCCTCAATAGCTGTAAGCACAAAACTGAATACTAACAATGCAAATAATCCATTAAATGTGACAGTTTCCAGTTGCAGTaaaataagctaa
- the RanBP3 gene encoding ran-binding protein 3, whose translation MSENNDNSNESNSMGSDSILQSSRLTGGGSVGGNPVLRAGVLRPSVLGPSRLGSALTNNSTTNNVTSSSDASDGVSAGAATASTVAVGDSVEKKSNEKTGNPFLKDHKDAEDDEQENSDSAAKGNDNGENNDESDERPDPLSLLRKNGMERSNLFAAAKSSIPLVEKSGFVFGQNVHERVVGENLKSDATTADNTESSTSTSGEGLLFSNVVQNAAAAAKSSEGCDSASGKDANIEVKSLTEVAREYEESRAQKRKYEEVETFTGEENEVNIVDLNCKLFAFVNSNWEERGRGSLRLNDSKIEHECSRLVFRTAGNLRLLLNTKVWAGMVVERPSQKSLRLTAMDNTGKIKIFLVMARPVEINQLHNALVERIDKRKISHPDELLCAASNNSGEHNTEDIKNGSAKHLAEEAAAVAEPDHDDSTEPSPKKTILSVDETSLNVQQQEASEN comes from the exons TCGAACAGCATGGGGAGTGATTCCATACTACAGAGTTCTCGTCTAACTGGTGGCGGTAGTGTTGGTGGTAATCCAGTATTAAGAGCCGGTGTATTGCGTCCATCGGTGTTAGGGCCGTCTAGACTGGGGTCGGCCTTAACAAATAACAGCACAACAAATAATGTGACGTCATCTAGTGATGCAAGTGACGGTGTCAGTGCTGGTGCGGCAACAGCATCAACAGTTGCTGTTGGGGATAGTGTTGAAAAGAAATCTAATGAAAAAACTGGCAACCCGTTCTTAAAAGATCATAAAGACGCCGAAGACGATGAACAAGAAAATTCTGACTCAGCTGCCAAGGGAAACGATAATGGTGAGAACAACGATGAATCTGATGAACGTCCGGATCCCTTGTCATTGTTACGTAAAAATGGTATGGAACGTTCTAATCTTTTTGCCGCAGCCAAAAGTTCTATACCTTTGGTTGAGAAATCAGGTTTTGTTTTCGGACAAAATGTCCATGAACGAGTTGTGGGT gaaaatttaaaatccgaTGCAACCACCGCCGATAATACTGAATCTTCAACTTCGACATCAGGGGAAGGCCTGTTGTTTTCTAATGTTGTACAAAATGCTGCGGCCGCAGCAAAATCATCAGAAGGTTGTGACTCCGCATCGGGCAAAGATGCCAATATCGAGGTTAAAAGCCTTACCGAGGTGGCACGAGAATATGAAGAAAGTCGCGCTCAAAAACGTAAATACGAAGAAGTTGAAACATTTACTGGCGAAGAAAATGAAGTCAATATTGTCGAT TTGAATTGTAAGTTATTTGCTTTCGTTAACAGCAACTGGGAGGAACGTGGTCGTGGCAGTCTCCGTCTCAATGATTCTAAAATTGAGCACGAATGTTCTCGTTTGGTGTTTAGAACAGCGGGAAATTTGCGTTTGTTGCTTAATACCAAG GTTTGGGCTGGCATGGTTGTTGAACGTCCTAGCCAAAAATCGTTGCGTTTAACTGCCATGGACAATACgggtaaaattaaaatattcttggTCATGGCTCGTCCCGTCGAAATCAATCAATTGCACAACGCTCTAGTGGAACGTATTGATAAACGTAAAATCTCTCATCCCGATGAATTGTTATGTGCTGCCAGTAACAATAGCGGGGAACATAATACCGAAGACATAAAAAATGGCTCGGCTAAACACTTGGCCGAAGAAGCTGCCGCTGTAGCTGAACCCGACCATGATGATTCCACTGAACCCAGTCCCAAGAAAACCATACTCTCCGTTGACGAAACATCattaaatgtacaacaacaggaAGCATCAGAAAATTAA